The DNA region GACATTAATTATGTGTTGTGTGATTAGATTCTACTATTAAAATGTGGATAGAATTTAAAATCCGCATGGCTTAAAATGACAGATAACGTGACATTTCTTCTTCATCTCAGAAGTTTTGAACTTGattaaaacagtcaaaaaaaaccctctcacttttattattcataaagGCACAGGATACTTGAAACAACCCTTATGGAACTCGTAAAGTGCAGAGACCATCCATGTCTTGACTGCTTTTCACCACTGTGATGTGATCTTTGTGCAGTGTGAAGGGGAGGCTTTCGTCTGCAAAAGCTAACTAGTAAATATCTTTTGGCAAAAACTCAGTAagtatatatttaaatacctATTTGCATGAGCAAATAtggatttatatttttcacacaaataaatCCATATTTGTGGGAACAAATATGgacttaaatataaattattttaaaatttaacaatagTATCTTTACTATGGACTTTCAggctgaatttttatttaaattttaacccTGTAAGGGACTATTTATCATCTACAACAATTCATCAAGCCACAAAGGATTACATTTTCAATAAGAGCTTGTCTCTCTCTATTAGTGGAGACTGTGAGAGACACCATGGGTGTCCAGATCTATAGTCTGTTTATTTAGGATCACTGCCCAGTTAGCTTCAATTACAAACTAGGCCCCGTGATGATGTCtgccaaacatttatgcaagCACAATGTTCTGTTCCACTTCTGCAAACGTGATTTAGAGATGGATTCGTTTTTTTTAATACGTCTTCTTAACTTTCCAtaatatttaggtttttcaaGACTATCTTGCAGAAACATTAGAACATGGCATATTATATATGAATAAAACGGTTATTAATGCTTTACACTTTGAAAATTGCTCAGGTGTATTTACCCTCGTACTTTCAGTTTAAAAGCATATTTGATGTAGTCATAAAATTGAAAGTTTAATCTTTTACACCCACACTTTACATTTCCTGAGGCTTTGAGAAGCCAGTTTCAACACCTGCACAGTTTAACTGGTGGGTGGATGATATAATCCTCACAACACAATGAACACAACGTTTTtgtattaggttttttttttttttatgtttttctggaAGGTCTGCTCTCATTTGTCAGTACTGTAGTCATTTAGGATAAATCAAGACGTAGgtgataaaaggaaaataacatGCAACTTTGTAAGtcttaaagtgaaataattggAAGCAGTTTAAGTGATAAAATACAGGTGTTGGTAATTTTGTTGTTTACCTTatacaataaacagaaaataaaaatctttgaaaaatctTGAACTGGCAAATGTTTGTTGCtccctttaatatttttgcacttcCAAAAGTTTGCTTGGTCAGAGCAGATCTATGACTGTAGGATTAAGATGTGAGGGTCATTCAGGAATAGTGTTCTTCTTTCTCTGCCATTTTTTTTAGCTGGGAAGCCTTGGAAATCTCCAGACTTCTCTGTGCTCTGCAAAGATTTGAGATTCCTCATGCCAGACAAAGCATGgccacaccaaaacaaaaccaagccCACTCCATGTTTATAGTTTACATAGTGTTCCTTATTTTGaaagctgatttattttcagctttcatCTTCAATTTCTCACCAAAAAAGCACCAATTTCGTCTCATGAATCCAAAGATTTTTCTCCTAGAACTTTTGTGACATCTCCACATCTATTTCTTgtcaggttttttgtttttctgtcaatgGCGAAGCCCTCCTTGGTTTTCTTCACTGGAGCTCATTGTGGTTCATAATGTAATCCATGATGTGATCAGAAAACGACATACCCCTCAAAATGGTTGACAGGGGAAATCCAAATTATAAAGCCCATTGTGTGCACAAGTTTTAACATCACTGTTTTGACCTGCAGATTTCTGAGTTCAGTTCAAAGCAGCCTTTCAGTTCAGTGATTAtgtctaattatttttctaGTCTTGCCTGTTGGTATGGTGCTACTGTTCCACTCGCTATGGCTCAACCTGGACATCAATGCCAATTAGCTCCAAAATGGGCCACCGCTTGCATCCCCTTATCTATCCTTTATGCTTCAGTCAGCACACAACCCTCACATCAAAATGCCCTCAGAGAGAAGTTAAAAGTTCATCTCTTTAAGCTCTAATGTTTTCCTAATAGCTGCTTGTTGAGTTAATAGTTAAATCACAGTCAGGATCCCAGTCGTTGCCTTTAATTTGGCCTTGCGAGGAGAGCAAAACACATGTTCTTACATGAAAGACTTATACTTAGTCTCTGACCTTTCCGTACGGTAAAAATTCAGCAGCTGCACATTGAGGagtgttttcagtttgtgtgcTGTTGTGTGCAAGTGTAATTATGTAGCATGTACAGAAAACCACacattaaaactttacaaagactttctcttttttttttttttttactcaacagATGTATACAAGTTTCAAGATGTATAAAAGCTGCATGGCTCAGTTGTGAGAGTACAAGtccttcattttaaatgtttaaacgtgtaagagtacaaaaataaaacatttgtatatCATTAATATTGCATATGAGCAGGAGAGTTAAATGAATACATAGATGCATCTCCCAAATTTAACGTTTGCTGCAGCTAAACATTCAgtgataaaaatagaaagaatatAAACTCAAAAAAAACTAAGACAGAAGAAAATAGTCATGGTTAGAAAAGTTTTCTGTCAACACAGGAATACATCACATTTAAAGTGCATCGCTGCATGCGTGGCGGTTGTAGATAGTAACATTCACGTACATTTTAGTACTGCTTTCTGTACAGCTCACagtgtttctctctgtgttcaCTGCCAGTGGAGAAACTGCTGCCAAACTGTTAGGAATCGTTGTTTAACAGAAACCAAACGGAAACACAAAGGCTGCCAGATGTGACCAGGGATCACTACGATTTGTTCCCCTGGCTTCTTGTTAACTGATTCAACTTTATGGTTCCAGTAGAGTTTAATTTATAGGGtgcttaattaaaactttttggaaaccagatgtttttttgttttgttttgttgttttgtctttttatttgccATGAGTTAAGAAAAAAGCACGAGTGGATAAATTACATAATCGCAGTCAGAGTTCAGGAAATGCTCCATCTTTATAGGTCTCCAAAGTTCCATTACAAACAATAgaactgaaatttttattaggattttatgcaCATCTTTTGTTCAATCAAGGCGTAGCTGGCACCCACTGAAATTCTTTGGAGCCaattagcttttgttttcctttagtttttgtatttttggataAGGAGCCTCTCGTTCGTCACAAACCATCAGGATAAGCATGTTCACAATTATCTGTATTTCCTGGATGACAAACACAGGAGATGTTGAGACATACATCCCTCATCTTTAAACACTCAGggtccagtttttatttttttttcttaatgacaGACAGGCCAGAGGGACAACTGAATCTTAAAAAATATCTCTTTACTGTTAAatggaaaatcaaaaaatatatacaatgtATTTAGCGAAACATACACTCAGATATACTGGCACTTTgcactaaaaatatttgtgaaaagtgGTGATGAAGACGATAATTCCAGAAACTGCTGCTCATGATGAAGAGTTGGAGATTCAATCCGTGCAGAAAGGCTGCAGCAGAGCAGTTAACATAAGTGCTGTATGACATACCAGAAGATCTTTcaatttatgtttatatatgaTGAAGGCCAAAATCCTCAGCAGTGACTCTTGCAGAGATGTTAGTTGGGCTGCTTGGATTTCTTCATCctggaacagaaaagaaaaatttatatgAGGATAATGATTATAACTATAAGGCAAGTTTGTTTGTACATAATCATTTATACACAAGATAATTTAAAAGTCTTTGTgaggtaataaaaaaacaaagataaagtaaattacattaaatttacACATTGCATTACAAAAAGTGTTCCAATGCTATCTTAAAAAAATTTCCAGGGAATTCTGGATCTGACAAGTGTAGAAACGTATATATATAAGGACCGGTGTAGAACACCACTTTCTCAGTGTTGGTCAGGActccagcagcagaagcagcatttTGGATGAGCTGGAATTGCCTAAACACTCATTCAACATGGACatgaaaatacataacactgcAAAATTCtaagttacaaaaacaaaaattgccAGGAATTCCTTTCATCAGCAAATAAAAGTAtgattaatacattttctacaCATCCTTTGTGGTTTTTAGCATTACTGAGTTTAGTCAATTGCTTATTTCTAACCTTGTGTGCATGCAAGTAAAAAGATTATGACTTCCTGTGACCCATTTAATCACTGATATGGATACACTGACTCAGTGGATGTGGTCTCATTGTGAGTTTCTCCTGGTTTTACAGCCTCGAGGCAGGGGAGACTGATACAAACATTTAATGGAGTTATGGTCTGAATGATGACTGAGACTGCTTTTatctctgtctgtttctgctgtctACACATTCAAGAGAAAATTCTTACAACCATAAGCATAACTGAACACACATGGTATTAATATCAAAAATGAtccaaatgattttatttgaaaattgaaaGCCGCACTGCcaacactgctgctgctgctaaaataaaatataataattttggTCTCTGATATTTGTGGATTACTTTGATACATGTGCACACTTGCAGTCACTCTTCAAAATCAGTTACCTGTTTCAACCCAATCAATttctttcagataaaaataaattagaaaaatcaaGAATTAAATTGTACTTCTAAGCACTAAACACCAActtgaaaatgaatatttatttgtgcAAGAAGTTGAATAAATCTTGTTCCAgactgtcaaaaacaaaaagctgtctcactgtaaatctattttttttactattctaAATTAAGAACAAAACATCTGGcatttcaaacatatttcattAACATTTGATTAACGGCATGCTTGGTATTAAACTTTGacataatattacatttttttaaaatttcatattCAGCTGCAGAAAGTATTTAATagcatacattttcaatttgggGTAGCTctttatttaatgaaacaaagtaatgattgtttgttttagtaCAACAGCACAATGGATGAGGTTCAGGTTTGTGCATTTCTCACATTGTAAAAAAGTTTATCCTTTTCTACTTCCCTTTGGCTTTATGTGTAATTGGAAACACATTAGGTTCTGATCTATTGTAAACAGGGAATGATCTGCTCTTGATGCAAGCTGCTTTCTGTTATGCAGTCAGTAGTTCACACATTCCAAATCGAGGTCTCAGAAATCACCCCTTAGCCAGCCTGACTGCAGAACTGTGAGTGCATCTGTCACATTATGGGTATAGTTCAATAGATGCAAGAGTGTGTTagagttttgcattttttttctgctgtacatttgatattttattgattgCATTATGTTGTTCTGTTGATTTGTATGGTAAAGGAGagtaaagtaataaaattgGTCAAATACTGTTTCTAAACACGTCTTATTTATAAATTTAGTTTCTTTCCTAATAGATGCAAACATGAACACAAGAACACCATTGATTTTAAAGTTCATATTTCAGTTCACCGTCAagtataaaactgaaatgttctaTTAATTAAATGGCATGTCcaattaaattacttttcttgTAATGTTGTTGTAACAAGTTATTTGTTACAACATCAGGTCTTTAACTCAAagaagttttgctttttgtattaACTGAGACAAGTGTAATATTTTAACTAATTTCTCCACTAGGAACAGCATTTTTCCCCTTCAGATTCAACTAAATGAGATTTAGAAAGTGGGTGTCTTGTCCCTCATCAAACCACAGCTTTTGTGCTGTAGTGGAAATAGTTTATACTCCCACTTGGTCGTGTAGCTGCACGTCTTGAGTTTGAGCAATTGAAACCTGCCTTTTCAACAAAAATCTCTCAATGGCTTGTCTAGATGCGCATTTGTGTGTTCTCTGCTTTAAGTCTCCCAATTTGAAGTGAGTTGACGGCACATCAAATGAGCTACAGGTTAAACCTCAACAGCTGCAGACAGAAATGTGTATTGTGTTGCTGGTACTCACTTGTTGATGGCGTTCTTCAGATAATTCTTCAGCCACCGCATCTCTGGGTTCAAACACACCTCCTTGTTTGACTTCAGCTTGGCACtgattggaaaaagaaagatcttttattgttaggtttttttaaagcaaaaagtaaaacagttaTGTAAACCAAATCAGCATCAGCAATGGGTATTTTAACACCCTTATCAAACAGACTAAATTAACATGGTCTTGTTAGCTTGAcccagacaaataaaaaactttttgcaGAAATTCCTGTGACCTGAGATAGTGTTAATAAATTAGGGTCGGTTGTGCAGATTAAAGAAATTTCATTGAAATATCTCttgcaaagtaaacaaaattgccaAGATGAAGGACACATCTCTTTTTAAGCAAACTGGGTGATATGTATGGGATCACTTGCTCTTCATGTGGTTTTATAAGCTTGGCCCATCCTGACTAGTTAGAACCTCATAAATCCAATTTCCTGTGATCAGTGAACCATACCAGGTCATGCTAACAGGAACAcacttcacttttatttttatgactacTATTACCAATGTAAGATGACTTAATGTCAGCTATTGTCAATATCAgtaagcattttaaaatcaattcagAAGAAGCACAGAGATGTAAGAAGCACATCATCTtgtattatttgtattatttacatgTCAAGACTTGTCTGTATTTTATGTAGGCAGCAAAAGATCAAGACAGAGCAATTATTACAGGAGATAACAATAAAGATGAATTGAGAAGAACAAAGGGGTTTTCTCTTGTGAAAGGCTCTGGATTGAGACAATTTGGTAGCTTTTTGGAAATCTTTGGAAGCCTTAATATAAGGATTTGCAtttcatctgaaaataattCTAATCATGCTAATTACTAATTTAAGATGGAAATGCTAGCTTAAAATATCAAGtgaagttttaaagaaaaactcacTTTACAGCAAGTGATAAACCACATTTTGGCCATCAATCACAGAGAAAACATGGTCAAACCCTCCTACAAGAATAAATAATCAATGATGCCTCAAGAAAAGAAAGCTGGAACATTTTTTGTATGATTTTAGATTGAATCATCTAATACTGATATTGGTAGTTATGTCTGTACAAAACTTAGAAATTACAAACTACCTAAAAACCTGCGGTGTTTCTAGTATTTTCTTCTCAGATTATCTTTGAAGGTCTTACTTGTTTAACAGATCACTTTGTGCTTTCAGTGCAATTTGCAGTCGTAAATAAATTGCCTACAAAAACTGTAAGCATAAACAAACCCCCTTATTAATGTCTTCCTGCTAAAAACCAACCCGCATATATGTCTCTCTAAATTTTCACCCCCAGCCCTACTCTAAAGGATCACTTCCTGTGGATGCCTCAATGAGCCAGTTGTACAAACGTTTCACTTTTTCTGAGTGTATGTGTGAGCGAGTGAcagaggggtgtgtgtgtgtacatatgCATGCGCAACTCCTTTCTCTGGCCTGTCACTTCTCCGAGATTGATGGTGAGAAATACCCgaagacaagaaaaacagtttttatagtGGAGTAAGAAAACTATTTGCCTTTGAACTcagcattaataataataataataataataataataataataataataataataataataataataataataataataaagaaacttacATCACTTGGAAGGGGCAATTAGGAGTGTGGAGGAATCTGAGCTCTCGGATCAAACCTTTCGGGAGGGAGTTAATGGTTGCACGGCAGTAGCATCGTTCCACCAGGCTGATGGGCTTTGCTGTGAAAGCAACGGGGGAGATAAGTGAGATTAGACAAAATTTACAGGACAGGATTTTTACAGCAAGTGGTAAAAGATTAAACTATTGATTGCATCAGGAAACTTTAGATTATAAATGTCCTGTTGaaatgaagaaagaagaaaaaacattttcttctataAAGTATAATGAAAGTGTAACTTTCATTATACTTTCCTGTATAATGAAAGttatacaggaaaaaaaagtaaaatctctCTTTGATGGACTAACAAGCTGAATCAAGAGTGAAGCATTCTAATCAATCTCAGGCATTGTTCTGTTTAGATTTTAACTTCCTTTTTACAGCTCATTACTTTTCCTCCTACTGGGTCACAAAATCTGCGTGATGACCACCTCTGAAAAGCATTCAGTCTTCTCCATCAGTGATTCATGTTTTGACTTCACGCAGAGGAAGCATCAAGATGCTAAAATGCAGAGGTCTTTGCGTAGTTGTGCATTGTGTGGTCTCTTGTGATAAAAGGGCATTCCGTTACAGCGTTAGGTTTCCTGTTTATGCGTAAACGTTCATGGCTGATCTACGTGGACAAATAAATACAGCACGTTTTCTCAAATTTCCttcatttaaatggaaaattttactcaataaaattatagaaactcCGCGCAGAGAGGGTTGATGgaattaaaaaggaaatgctTTAATGACCTTTTGTCCGGATGCAAAGATTTCTTAAAACTAGCCAAATTTCACGCCGCGGCGCAGCAGATGGTTGAATGTGTCACAACAGATTAAATCctatgcaaattatttttaacacctGATCTAAGGGGTGCTACCATGATAACAATAGGGTATCAGTCAACATACGGGGTGGCCGGTGACGCCGCTCTGACTAGCGCTCGTACGCTTCACTTGTgcataattaaagaaaaacaaagaggacaAGCGCTGATAAGATGTTGCTCAGTGATCAAACTGGGACTTAGCTTTCTCCTGCTGCCACAGCCACATGTGTGGAGAGTTGGCGCTTTTACGCACGGCATAAATATGTACCTCTCCACGCTTGAGAAACCCACGCGCTCATTAAATAgacaacaaaaagttaaaaaaggaattaatgGTTCAGCATTATAAAAGCTGTACTAAACCTACACTTAAAAAGTGCGAAAAGCTGTGCGTTCACTTAACAGAAACGTGAATTCAATTGCAATTTCTGTTCATCTTTAACAACAGCAACAATCCAACTGAAAttacacattttgttgcatttatatgcatttttaaattctacTATTTTGTGAACACTTAAAATTAGTCGAAATAACTTGCAGATTCCTGATAAATTTAGCAAACTAATGATCAAACGGAACCTAATTAAGCACGGTGTACCTTCAGATGGAGGCGAGTATATCACCACTGTCAGTGCAGCCACGACGGCCAGTAGCTTCACATCCATGATTCTGCGTTAAAATTTCCGCGACCTGATCCTGTCCAGGGTAAAGTCCAGAGGAACTGTGGCAGTGGGGACCCTGGCGGTGAGCTAAATTACGCACCACAGTCAAGCCACAACGACAAAAAGAGACGGCTTCCGGTatatgtaaaagtaaaagtcaCCAAACGGAACAAGTGGAGTAATAAAGGAACTATATCAAGATATCAAAATGTGGAGTACCAGCAGAATTAGAGTGATTTACATGCAGTATTAGGTGACcagatttaaaatgcattatgaTGACAACCTTCTTTTCAGGGGAATGTAAAGTAGAGTTCATAGCATACGTATTTAAGTGCAGTTGTTAtttgctataaataaataaataaataaataaataaataaataataaataaataaataaataaataaataaataaataaataaataaataaataaataaataaataaataaataaatagaacaaaatgaaaaatataaatacagaccagaaaaaaggaaacttccagaaaacataCTTGAATCATGTTGATTTGTGTTTACATGAACGTCAGCATCccagaataattaaaatatttaagtgttaTTGAATAGGACTTACAAGGTGCTATCTTACTTTGATTgctctaaaacataaaatgtgatggaccaacaaaCTGGTACCTATCAGCTTCAGAATAATAAATGACTAAATTGCTCTCAGTTTAAGTGAATTCCTAAAGAATTGGCTTAGTAAAACCGTGTTAAAATACTCCaatgtgtgcatgtgtctgCATGGAGGTGGGTGCTTGCAGAATGTTGGTGTTTAAGGTGTTATTGGAGCATTAAACGGGATGCAGATGTTAGTCTTCAGATGTTTGTCTTTCATCTTCCTTTACAAATGGTTCACACTGCATGCTTAAGCGTGCATAATACGCTGCCTTgccaaagtattcatacctcctCAACTTTTCTAGATTTAGTCAGGTCACTCACTGCTACGGGTTTCATATGTGACAAAACCAACACGTGGCAGCACATAATTGGTAGGTGGAagctaaaaagatttttaaataaaatctgaaatttgtaGCAAGCATTTATACTTTGCCTCATTTACTCTGACAATCCCAAATCTATCCAAATACAACCAACTGCTTTCAGAAGTCAACTTATAAATGAAGTCCACCTGTCTTATATTTAACCTCAATATAAACAGAAGAGTTATCCGAAAGCCTCAGAAGTTTGTTAGAGGatattctctaacaaacttgTGGTAAGATTTAAGAGATATCAATACTTTTGCTGTTTATTGttcacaacacaacaaaactttAGAGCTTAGGGTATATTTCTTATACGCCAAGCCAGGCATTAATGCCTGATTTGCCTTTTTAGAGACTTTTGTAGAGAAACACACAACCAGACTAAGTGGAATCCCACAATGTAAATATAACCTGAAACCTCTCTGTTGGAGGAtcacaaaagcttttatttacaCAGACTGAGGATGTGTTTGTGCTACATTTCTGTCTGGATCTCAGAGCAACATGAATAATATGAATACATCTTTGGTTTGTGATTTTCTATTTGGCTTTTTATTCAGCAATCTGGAGACGTACCTACACATCCATCAACTATGAGAACGCACACCACTTTATGACAACACAATTCATCATAAAAATATGTGAgatagaatagaaaaaaataactcaagagGAATAACTGTTTTATAACAGTGTGTCCAAGTAATGTAAATACATACATATGATATTTGTCtaattgattgataaaatattaacttatctttaaaaagtcaacTTGTCAACATTTCTGGGTCTGATGTTTATCACCTTTCTCTTGATAATGCACTCCCTGTGGCCTTTTAAGCACAGTGATACCATGAACATTTTAACCCAGGCATCTGTACTTTTGGCAGTATGAGGAGATTTCCATAATGACGCTTTATAAAATGCAATGGAGATCCACCACCAGATGTCACTAACTATGAAAACTTCACTCTGGACATCAAGCAACTTGGCGTTTGTCCACTTTTCCTCCAGATTCTTGgattttaatttccaaaaatagtggaatattttttttcatctgcaaGGAGGAGTTTGAACCACTAAGCATcaattcagttcttttttatttagatcagAGAGGACGCTTCTGACGGTGCCTCGTGTCCTGGATGTGTAGTTGTTGAAGCTCCCAAAGCACAGTCACCAGTCCTGCATCCTTTGAAATCAAAATCTCTTATTTCTGTTGCTTGCTTGTGACCGTTTTCagtccactcaactttccatatATTTGCTGGAACCCAGCATTTTGTTAACATTTCCTTTATCTACCAATGACCTTTTGTGGTTTACCTTTCTTGTATTTGTGTCAACTGGacaactgtcaagtcagcagtcttgTTTAGGCCATGACAACGCTACa from Gambusia affinis linkage group LG13, SWU_Gaff_1.0, whole genome shotgun sequence includes:
- the cxcl12a gene encoding chemokine (C-X-C motif) ligand 12a (stromal cell-derived factor 1), whose protein sequence is MDVKLLAVVAALTVVIYSPPSEAKPISLVERCYCRATINSLPKGLIRELRFLHTPNCPFQVIAKLKSNKEVCLNPEMRWLKNYLKNAINKMKKSKQPN